The nucleotide sequence ATAGCGCCCTGACCTTCGGCTGAGGTCAACCAGTCGATGAAGCTTTGGCCAAGATCTTTCTTCACCGCCGCATGCTTCTCGGGGTTCACCAGAATGACGCCATACTGGTTGAACAGCCGCCTGTCGCCTTCGACTGCGATGACGAGATCACCGGGATTCTTGAAAGAAAGCCACGTTCCCCGGTCGGAGACCACATAGGCATTCATCGCTCCAGCCGTATTGAGAGCGGCACCCATGCCCTGTCCGATTTCGCGATACCATGGACCCTTGGCGGTATCGAGATCGACGCCCGCCTGCTTCCACAGCGCAAGTTCAGCTGAATGCGTGCCAGATTTGTCGCCTCGAGAAACGAACGGCACAGCTTTTCCCTGAATAGCCTTTAGTGCGGTGACAATATCCTTCGATCCACCAACGCCGGCGGGATCGCTTTTCGGGCCGATCAGGACGAAGTCATTATACATGACATCGAAGCGCTTCACGCCGTGCCCTTCGGCGACGAATTTTTCTTCCTGCGACTTGGCGTGCACGAAAACGACATCGGCATCGCCGCGCCGCGCTGTATCCAGCGCCTGTCCAGTGCCTTGCGCGATGACCTTCACCTCAATGCCGGTTTTGGCCTTGAACAGGGGCAAGATGTAACCGAACAGGCCGGAATCCTGCGTCGATGTGGTCGAAGCCACAACAATGGACGTATCCTGCGCGGAGGCAGGTGTTGCGAACGCCACCGCGAGCAACGACAGCGCGAAGGCAAAAGAAGCGTATTGGCGTTTCATGACGTGTCCCTCAAGAGTTCAGTTCAGACAACGAGATCGCCGTTTACGAAGGCCACGGCCTCCGAAGTCGACGGGTTTTTGAGAAAATCTTTTGCCGGGGTCTGCTCACGCACGTTGCCCCGCACCATGAAAACAACGTCTCCCGCGAGCCGCCGCACCTGGCCGAGATCGTGCGACGCCATCACGATCTTGATGCCGGATTGGGCGGCAATCCGAATGATCTCCTCCACGCTGCGCGTGGCCGCAGGATCGAGACTCGCGGTGGGCTCGTCGAGCAGCAGTAATTCTGGATCTCTTGCCAAAGCGCGGGCCAGCGCCAGCCGCTGCTGCTCGCCCCCCGACAAGCGGCGAGCAGGACGCAGGGCCAGATCCGACAGGCCCACGCGCTCGAGCAATTCGGTTGTGCGCGCAGCCAGTTTCTCCCGCGGATAGTCCGCATGGGTCAGCCCGTAGGCGATGTTGGCCGCCACAGTCCGGCGCAACATTACCGGCCGCTGGAACACGAACGCGCGGCGTGTCGGCTTTGCGTCGGCGCGACCGCCCCACGTGATGCGGCCTTCGGTCGGCACCGCAAGCCCCATGCACAAGCGCAGCAAGGTGCTCTTGCCCGCGCCATTGGGCCCAATAACAAGCGTCGGCGAACCAGACGATAACGTCAGGGTGAGGCGATCGAGGATCGTCGTGACGCCGGCCCGCACCGAGACGCGATCGAAGACAATGGGAAGATCGGTCACCGGCGCCCGCATCGTCATCCCGCCTGCCGTTCGGACCAGATTCGTGCACCCCACGCCGCGGCATTGATCGCTAGAACGATCACCACAAGGATCATGCCGAGACCGAGCGCGAGCGGCAGATTGCCCTTCGACGTTTCGAGCGCAATCGCCGTGGTCATGGTGCGGGTGAAGCCTTCGATGTTGCCGCCAACAATCATGACGGCGCCGACTTCCGCCGCAGCGCGTCCGAAACCCGCAAGCAGCGCAGTCAGCAGACTGAAGCGTGCGTCCCACAACAGCGTCGTAATGCGACCAAACGGACCGACATCCATCGCCGACAGTTCGTCGCGGTATTCGATCCAGAGATCTTCGATAGTTTGGCGCGTGAGGGCTGCGATGATCGGTACGATCAATATCGCCTGCGCGACGATCATCGCCGTCGGCGTGAACAGGATGCCGAGATTGCCGAGGGGCCCCGAGCGCGACAGCAGGAGATAGACCGCGAGACCGACAACAACGGGCGGCAGCCCCATGAAAGCGTTGACGAGCACGACAATGGCGCTCCGTCCGGGGAAGCGCATCAGCGCAAGCAACGCACCAAGCGGCAAGCCGACAAGGGCCGCGAGAACAACAGCGGAAAGGCTGACGGCCAGCGACAATTTGACGATGGCGAACAGCGTCGCATCGCCGCTCATGATCAATTGCCAAGCGCTCAACCCATCCAGCATGACTTCCTCTTGTGTGTAATCCTGCATACTTTTCGACTATGTCAATAGATTGAAAAGAAACAGGAATATGCATACAAGTGCAGGATGGACTTGCTAACTACCAGTGAGACATCGGAGTACCTACGGCTCGGAGAACGCAAGCTCTACGAGCTGGTGGCCGAGGGCGCGATCCCCTGCACCAAGGTGACGGGCAAGTGGCTCTTCCCGCGTGAAGAGCTTGATCGATGGGTGCTGTCAGGATTGACGCGGCCAGCCGGCATGGGTCATTCGGATGCACCTTTGATCGTTGGCGGAAGCCAGGACGCCCTGCTCGAGTGGAGTTTGCGCGAATCCGGCTCCGGCCTCGCGACACTTGTTGAGGGGACGGAAAGTGGCGTCGGCCGGGTGCTGCGCGGTGAAGCAATCGCCGCGGCGATCCATTTCCATACTGAAAATGATGTGCGGGATACCGGCGAGGACGCCAACGTCTCTGCAGTGCGCGCGTTCGCTACTTTGCACGATGCGGTGCTTGTCGGATTTGTGCGGCGCGAACAGGGCCTCCTACTCCAGCCGGGGAATCCGAAGGATCTCACCAGCATCGCGAGTGTTCTCGCGTCCGGGGCTACCATGGCTGTCAGGCAACCAGGCGCGGGCGCACAAATGCTGCTCGATGCACTCCTGAAACAGCATGGCGCGAAGTTGAAGGATCTCCGCCGGCTCGATCCGCCGTGCCTGACCGGACCTGATCTGGCGGCGGCTATTCGAGCGGGCGAAGCCGACTGCGGGATCGCGACGCGCGCAGCCGCCAAAGCAGCCGGTCTCGATTTTGTGCCGCTGCTATGGGAGAACTTCGATCTCCTGATGCATCAGCGTGATTACTTCAAGCCGTCCTTGCAGGCGTTGATGAGCTTCATGTCGAAGCCCCTGCTCAAACAGCGCGCGAAAGATCTCACGGGTTACGATACCATGCCGGCCGGCACGATCCGCTATTTCGCCTGACGGCTGGTTCGCCCCCGTCATGCGAACCTTTGCAGCATCGGTTTATTGAACCAGATTTTCGTGCTTCGATACGGTTCAGACACGGATTGAGTTTCAAGGGAACCGCCGGTGCGAGACGCTGACCGTCACAGCAGAAGGTGTCCACTTCGTCTGCCGCTCGTAATTGGAGTATTGATTGCTGCGCTTGGCGCCGCGCCCGCGGTCGCGCAACTGCGGGGTCACGGTGGACCGGTTCGAGCGCTGGCAATTTCATCCGATGGACAGACGTTGCTCTCAGGAAGCTTTGACAGCAGCGCTATCCGCTGGTCGCTTGGTCGCGATGCCGCCGAACAGGTTCTTCGATTTCACGCCGACGCTGTCAACGCTACAGCACTGCTTAAAGACGGCCGCGCAGCAACCGCAGGCGCTGACGGACGCATCGCAATCTGGAGTTCCGGCAAGCAGCAGCCTGACACTGTATTCGAGGGCCATACAGCGCCAATTGCGGCGCTCGCATTGTCGCCGGACGGTGCAACTCTTGCTTCGGCATCGTGGGATCATACCGTGAGACTCTGGCCCCTTGCAGGCGGCGCATCGCGCATACTCGAAGGGCACACGCAGAACGTCAACGGAATAGCATTCAGCGCTGACGGCAGGAACCTCATCAGCGCCAGCTATGACCTGACCCTCCGCATCTGGCCTCTCGACAGTGCAGCAGCACCGGCCATTACCACCCTGCCCACACCACTCAATTCAGTTGTCGCATCCAGCGACGGTGAGATTGCCGCCGCTGGCGCCGATGGAAAAATCTACTTCCTTGATCGCACAGGCAAACTCGTCGGCGAGGCCGTCGCAGGGCCGATCCCGGTGATCGCGATGGCAATGTCGCAGGATGGCGCACTGCTCGCGGCGGCGGACGTTCGCGGATCGGTCGCAATCATCGACCGCAGGGCACGCACGCTTGCTCGCAGGCTGGTCGGACCGGGGCTTCCGGTGTGGTCCGTCGCGTTCATACCAGACAACGGCACACTTCTTACCGGTGGTGCGGACAGCGTGATCCGGCGCTGGAATGCGCTGACAGGTGAGCCTATCGGGGCGACCATTCAGGAAAATCCGAACGACCCACTTGCCGTATATGCGGGTGACCGAGGAGCAGAGGTTTTTCGCGCCTGCGTCGCCTGCCATACGCTCGCGCCGGACCAGGGCAACAAGGCCGGTCCGACGCTGTCGGGTATTTTCGGCCGAAAGATAGCAACCTTGCCGGGTTACAATTTCTCTGAGCCACTGAAGAAGCTCGATATCTTCTGGACGCCGGAAACGGTGTCGAAACTCTTCGAGATTGGCCCGGCAGCCTACACACCCGGCACAAAGATGCCCGAGCAACGCATCGGCTCGGACGAAGACCGCAAGGCGCTTGTGCAGTTTCTCTCGCGCGCGACGGTGCCACCTGTCAAACCCGACCGATAGCCCTCAATAGCTCGGCGGCGCGATCTTCCGCCAGGCCGACATTGTTAATGACCACATCAGGTACAGGAGCAACAACCGCTCTGCGGAGTCTATCTCCGATCTGTCCGTCGCTCGGGCGCCCCCGCGCGGTTAGCCGTTCCGCGAGAACATCTGGCGGGGCAATTACCGAAATCACTGTTACATTGGCATACGATCTGCGCGAGAACTCGATGATGGTGCGGGACGCATTCACGATGACGGCGCGCCCTGCTCTTATGTCTTCAACAATCGAAGATGGCACTCCATAGCGCAGACCGTGCGCTTCCCATTGAAATGCGAAATTGCCGCGAGCCAGCATCTGCCCGAACTGCATCGGGCTGACCGCCTCATTGTTCTCAAAGGAAGAGGCTTCCCGCGTCACAACCCGCTGCGGAAACACGATGTTGTTATCATCAGCACATGCCACCTGCGCAAGGCTGATCAGCGTGTCTTTGCCGGCCCCGCTCGGCCCGACAACCAGCACAAGCCGGCCGGGCCCGATCAAATCCGTGCTGGGAGCAGGCAATGCCGCTACGTCGCTCATGCTACCCGATACCCCTCGCGCCATACGCTGCGGACCACCGGCAGATCACGGGCGAGATGCACGCGGATCAAATCGGCACGCTTGCCAGCAACGATCTCTCCCCGATCCTTGAGTCCGACGGCCTCAGCAGCCGTTTTGGTCACCGTCCGCACCGCCGATGTCAAATCAATCGTGGGCACGTGGTGAGGCAGTTGCATCGCGGCCATCAACAAGCTCGAAGGGATGTAGTCCGACGACATGATGTCGAGCAGGCCTTCGCGGGCGAGATCAACCGCGGCGATGTTTCCGGAGTGCGATCCGCCACGCACCACATTTGGCGCGCCCATCAGGACAGCGATGCCCGCCTGATGCAGCCCGCGCGCAGCCTCCATCGTGGTCGGAAATTCCGCGACCGACACGCGATCGCGGATTGCATCGGTGACGTTTTCCTCGGTCGTATCATCATGACTGGCGAGTGGAATATCATAGCTGTGCGCGAGCGCCACGATCTCGCGCATGTTGGCCTCGCCATAGGTCTTTTGATAGAAGAACCGACGTTCGAACATCACGTCGAGTTCAGCGTCCGTCAGGCCGCCGCTCTTACCGCGATAGTAGTCGCGCAGCTTGCCTTCATCGCGAAACTGGCGCTGGCCCGGCGTGTGGTCCATCAGGGACATCAGCCGCACGTCAGGTCGGCCGACCAGTTCCTTGGCCTCCTCCACGACGCTAGGCATCGGAATTTCGCAGCGCAGGTGAAGGAAATGCTCGGCACGCAGTAACTTCGCATCGCGTGCAGATGAAATGGCCTGTGCCAGAATCTCTGCCTGGCCGTCCACATCCTCGGCCCCCTCCTCGCGCCAGACGCGCAGAGAATCCAGCACCGTGGTAATGCCGCTGGTGGCAAGTTGTCCGTCATAGGACACCACGGCAGCAACCGGATCCCAGAACACCTTCGGTCGTGGCACATAATGCGCTTCCAGATGATCGGTGTGCAGCTCGATCAGCCCCGGCATCAGGAGATCGCCGCGCATATCCTCACCGCGCTCGGGGGAATCCCCCTCGCCGACCTCTGCAATCGTTCCGTTGGCCGTCGCAACCCAGCCCCGTTCAATCACACGGTCCTTCAGAACTACCTGGGCATTGCTAAAGATTCTGTCGGTTCTTTCGGAAATCATCCTGTTCCTCTTACGCTGCCGCCGCGAACGACGCCACGTCGATAATGCGGTCCGCGATCAGGTTGCGCACCTCGTCATCATGAACGATCGCCACCATCGCTACACCGCGCACCTTTTTCTCTGCGACCAGATCGACCACGATCTTTCGATTGGCTCCGTCGAGCGACGCGGTCGGCTCGTCCAGCAGCAGGATCGGCATGTCGGAAATGAAGCCACGCGCGATATTGACGCGCTGTTGCTCGCCGCCGGAGAAAGTCGAGGGCGGCAAGGTCCAGAGCCGTTCCGCGATGTTGAGCCGGCGCAACAATGCGCCCGCCTGTGCACGGGCCTCATTACGGGCAACACCGTTCGTGATCAATGGCTCCGCGACCACATCGAGCGTCGCCACCCGCGGCACAGCGCGCAAAAACTGGCTGACATAACCAATCGTTTGTCTGCGGACGCGCAGAATGTCGCGCGGCTGCGCCGTTGCGATGTCAACCAGGGCACCATCGTGGCGCACGGCGATACGCCCGTGGTTGCAGCTATAATTGCCGAAGATCATTTTCAGGATCGACGATTTCCCCGCACCCGAAGGCCCGGCGAGCACGACGCATTCACCGGCATTGACCTGCATCGATACGCCCGACACCACTGGCAGCCGCACGCCATTCTGCAAATGCATCGTGAACGTCTTCGAAGCGCTGGATATCTCGATCATTGGAGACATGCTGTCCTCACGCGGGCAAAATCGAGGAAACGAGAAGTTGGGTGTATGGCTCATGCGGATCGTCCAGCACCTGATCTGTCAATCCGGATTCGATGACCTCACCGCCCTTCATCACCATGACCCGGTGCGACAATAGCCGCGCCACCGCGAGATCGTGTGTGACGATGACGACGGCAAGCCCAAGTTCGTTGACCAGTCCCCGCACCAGATCGAGAAGCCGTGCCTGAACCGAAACATCGAGGCCGCCGGTGGGCTCGTCCATGAACACAAGCCGCGGCTCGGTCACAAGGTTGCGCGCGATCTGAAGCCGCTGCCGCATTCCGCCTGAGTATGTCTTCGGCGCGTCGTCGATCCGATCCGTCGAAATCTCGACGCGCTTCAGCCACGACGACGACGTTTCACGAATTCGGCCGTAGTGCCCCCAGCCGACCGCCATCAACCGCTCTCCGACGTTGGCGCCGGCCGACACGGCCATACGGAGTCCCATGGCTGGGTCCTGGTGGACGTACCCCCAATCGGTGCGGAACAGAAACCGCCGCTCCGCTCCGCCGAGGGTCGCAAGATCGCGCGTCACGCCGTCGCGCATGCGGTACGATAAGCGTCCCCTGCTTGGCGCGAGCTGCGTGGACAGCATCTGTAGCAGCGTCGACTTCCCCGAGCCGGACTCGCCCACAATGGCAAGCACCTCTCCCGGGTAAAGCTGAAACGAGATGTTCTTGCAGGCAAGCTGCCGGCCATAGGACTTGCTGAGTCCCTCGCAGATGAGCAGCGGCTGATCGTCGTTACTCATCACGTCACCTGGTGATCGGCGCCGAAACCCGCGCCCTGATGGCCGTCCGCGCGGCGCGTTTCGCAGTAATCCGTATCGGAGCAAACAAACATCCGCCCGCCTTTGTCATCAACCACGACTTCATCAAGATAGGACGCACCGGATCCGCACAGCGCGCATGGCGCATCGAACCGATAGGTCTCGAACGGGTGATCCTCGAAATCGAGCGATGTTACCTTGGTGTGCGGCGGGATCGCATAGATGCGCTTCTCGCGCCCCGCCCCGAACAATTGCAGCGCTGCGCAATCGTCCATCTTTGGATTGTCGAACTTCGGCGTCGGCGACGGGTCCATCACGTAGCGGTCATTGACCTTCACGGGATATGCGTAGGTTGTCGCGATATGGCCATGCCGTGCTATGTCCTCATACAGCTTGACGTGCATCAGCCCATACTCGCCGAGTGCGTGCATGCGGCGTGTCTCGGTTTCGCGCGGTTCAAGAAACCGCAGCGGCTCCGGGATAGGCACCTGATAGACCAGAACCTGATTGTCGTTCAGCGCCGTTTCGGGAATTCGATGCCGCGTCTGGATCACGGTCGCGTCCGAGGTCACCGTGGTGGTCTTCACACCGGCGGTCTTCTCGAAAAACTTCCGGATCGAGATCGCATTCGTCGTATCGTCCGAGCCTTGATCGATCACCTTCAAGGTATCGTCGCGGCCGAGGATCGCTGCCGTTACCTGAACGCCGCCGGTGCCCCAGCCGTAAGGCATCGGCATCTCGCGGCTGGCGAACGGCACCTGATAGCCGGGTATAGCAATAGCCTTGAGGATAGCGCGGCGGATCATCCGCTTGGTCTGCTCGTCCAGGTAGGCAAAATTATAGACCGGTGCGTTCATTCCGCGGCCTCCGCGAGCGCGACATCACTCTCTTTCGCGGCCTCAAATTCCTTGCGCAGCTTCCGCAGCAGTCCCAGTTCGGACTGGAAGTCCACGTAGTGCGGCAACTTGAGATGCTCGACGAATCCCGTCGCCTGCACGTTATCGGAGTGCGACATGACGAACTCCTCGTCCTGCGCTGGCGATCGCGCTTCTTCGCCGAATTCACGTGCACGAAGCGAACGATCTACCAGGGCCATCGACATGGTCTTGCGTTCACTTTGACCGAAAGAGAGACCATAGCCGCGCGTAAAGCACGGTGCCTCCGTGGCCGATCCCTTGAACTGGTTCACCATCTGACATTCCGTCAGCGTGATCGATCCAAGCGGGACAGCAAAGCCAGCGTCTTCCGCCATGAATTCGACCTCTACCTCGCCGAAACGAATTTCGCCGGCGAACGGATGAGTCCGGCCGAACCCGCGCTGAGTTGAATAGCCCAATGCCAGAAGAAACCCCTCGTCGCCGCGCGCAAGATTCTGCAGGCGCAGATCGCGGTCCGCCGGGAAGCTCAGCGGCTCACGGGTGAGATCACCGATCGGCTGGTCGGGATCAGCATCGGGCGACGCTTCGATCAAGCCGTCCGCGCCGAGAATGTCGGTCACGCGCGGCATCGGCGCATCATCCACATCGCCCCGAGCGGGCGCAGGTATCGGCGTCTCCTCCGTCAATGAGGGATCCAGCAACCGATGCGTATAATCGAACGTCGGCCCAAGGATCTGCCCGCCGGGAATATCCTTGAACGTCGATGAGACACGGCGGCGCACCTGCATGGTCGCGGTATCGACCGGTTCGGTCGCGCCAAACCGTGGCAGCGTGGCGCGGAACGCGCGCAGCAGGAAAATCGCCTCGATCAGGTCGCCTCGCGCCTGTTTGATCGCCAGCGACGCAAGTTCGCGGTCATAGAGCGAGCCTTCGGTCATGACGCGATCGACCGCCAGCGTGAGCTGCTCAGAGATCTGTGCGAGCGAGAGATCAGGTACAGCCGGATCGCCGCGGCGTTCGTGCGCCAGCAACCGGTGGGCATTTTCGATGGCGCGCTCGCCGCCTTTAACCGCAACGTACATCGTCAAGCCCCCTTTACGGTGACGTGCGTGCTGCGCGGCAAGGCCACAAGTTTAGCCCCGCACGTCAGCAGCAAATCGACCCCGCGCGGGAATAGCGCGCGATTAGCACGGATGCGTTCGACAAAGTCGGGCGGCAGCGCGCCGGCGCGCAACGACGCCGTGCCCTTGATGCCCGGACCACAAAGAATCAGTTCCGGCCCCTCGGTCAGCGTATCGAGCTGCACAACGAGCGTTGTCGAGCGGTCAGGATATTCTGGCGTCCCAAGCGCAAAAGTCTCGAAGTCCGGCAACGCCGTACCGCAATGAATGAGAGCAAAGCTCGCTCGTGACGTGTCTACCGTCAGCGGCGCGTCGCTCTGAAACCGCAACCATTCGGAAATTGCCGGAACACCGGCGAAATGATTGTCCAGCCAGACTGGTGTATCATGATCGAACAGTGTGAGTGCTACCGCGGCGGTCGCCTGTATCAACGGCGATGGTGCATGCACCGTATCGGCGATTGCCTGAATTGAACCAGGCCCCGCCAGCGCATTCATCACGCTACGAAACACCGATTGCGACGATAGCACCGGATCGGGAAGGCCCGCGCTGGAGACAAGATTCGCGTGAAGCGTCATCGTCAGCCCTCGCCTCTTACCAGCGTGTAGAAATCGACCCGTGTCGCGGCCGTCTCAGTGGCTTGTTGCCCACGCGCTGTCTCCCGCTCCTGCCGCAGCGGCGCGATGACTTTCTGTTCGACCTCGGTCGCCAGATCGCCGCTCTGGATCAGCGCATCGCACAGCGCGATCAACTTCGCCTTCTCGCCATCACGGCCCAGTACGTAGCCAAATCCCACCTCGCCGGAGGCGAGACGCACCGCCGCTCGCGACACGCTGGCCTCGCCGAGGTTGAATGGCGCGCCGTCACCACCAATCCGCCCTCGAACCATGACAAGGCCGCTCTCAGGCTGACGCGCCGGCTCGTGCGGTGGAAGGTCAATCGTTACCAGACATGCCGCTATCCGTTCCGTCGCCGCATGCGTCAGGATCGACATGGCGTCGCGGCGACGGGCTTGCTGCGGATCTCTATGGGGTTGGATCATGTCCGACTTGCCGATTCCAAGTTGTCTATGTTAGTAGACAACTTCCTAGCGCATGGCCATGACAATCTGGTGACACCCGATATGATTTTCACTGCCCAACAGGTGCATCACAACGTGTGGCAATCATGAGCCTAACCGGCGAAACCAACACTGGCGTAGCGCTTTGGCGACGCGTGGCGGATTCTATCGAGCAAGGTATCGCCGATGGAACTTATGCACGTGACACGCGCCTCCCCGGCGAACTGGAGATCGCGGAAGCCCATCGCGTCAACCGCCATACGGTGCGCCGCGCGCTCGCGGTTCTTGCCGAGCGAGGATTGGTGCGCGCCGAACGCGGTAGTGGCACCTATGTCGAAGCGCCGCGCATCGCCTATCCGCTGCGCTCACGTACGCGGTTTTCGGAGATTGTCGGAGCCGGTGGGCTGGAAGCCGGTGGTCAACTGCTCAGCGCGTCGATTGAATCCGCACCGCGAGAACTTGCGAAGCGGCTTGGTCTCAAGGCAGATGCACCCCTCCTGCGGATCGACGCCATGCGAATGGCCAATCGCATTCCCATCTGTCTTGGAACGACGTGGCTCGATGCAAACCGCTTCGCGGATGGCGGACGGATCTACGAAAAGACCCGCTCAATGACCAAGCTGCTGGCTCATTTTGGTGTGCGTGACTACCGCCGCGAGTGGACCACCGTCTCGGCTGCCATCGCAGACGCCGCGGATGCCGCACGGCTCGATCTCGCTCTGGGACGTCCGGTGCTGGTCGCGGACAGTCTTGATACGGAGCCCAACGGCACACCCCTGCTCACGACACGGGCGCGCTTTGCCGCCGAGCGCGTTCAGTTCGTCATCGAAAATCAGTAAGTCCGTGAATTAGTGACGCACGTCGCTCGCCCGGCCGATAATCGCGAAACGCAGCCGGGTCGAAATAAAGTCGATGACAGCGACAGCGACCAGGATCATCAGGATCAATGTCGAGACCTTCTGCCATTCCAGCACGCGGATTTGTTCGGCGAGTTGCAAGCCAATACCGCCCGCGCCGACAATGCCGATGATGGTGGCCGAGCGCGTGTTGGATTCGATGAAATAGAGTATCTGCCCCGCAAGCACGGGCAACACCTGTGGCATCAGCCCAAACCGTATTTCATGCAGCTTGCCACCCCCGGCCGCGCGGATGCCTTCGACCTGCTTGCGATCCGCCCCCTCGATCGCTTCTGAAAACAGCTTTCCAAACGCGCCGAAATCCGCCGTCGCGATTGCCAGCACACCGGCGAATGGTCCGAGCCCCACAACGTTGATCCAGACCAGCGCCCAGATCAGCGTATCGACACCGCGGATCGAGTCCAGAAATCGTCGAGCGGGGAAACGAAGAAAAATGGATGGGATGATGTTCCGCGCCGCCAAGAGACTGATCGGGAGCGCCAGTATCGCACCGAGCAGCGTGCCGAGAAACGCGATCGACAGCGTTTCCCCCATAGCCGCCAGATAGGTCGGAAGCGACGTTCCGGGATCTGGCGGGATCATCAGCATGACGAACCAGCTGAGCTGCCGGAGGCCGGTCATCAGACGATCCAGCGAAAAGTCCAGATGCCAGCACCCAAACAGAAACAGCGCGAAAGCCGCCATGCCGATGGCGAGCGCCTTCAGCCGCGCCGTATGCGTCCCCTGAAAAAGCTCCGGGTATTGCGCCGCCAATTGGTTTGGGTCTCGCGTCACGGGCGTCATACACGCTGCTCCACGCCAAACAAGCGCCCGCGCAGCCACCCTGTGAGAATGTCGATGATGAAGACCGTGACGATGATCATCAGCAGGATAGCGCTGACGTCGGAGTAAAAGAACTTGCGCACCGCAACCACCAGCTCCTGGCCGATGCCGCCGGCACCGACAAACCCCATCACCGACGCTTCGCGCACATTGATCTCGAAGCGCAGCAACGTATAGCTCGCGAAACCCGGCATCACCTGCGGCAGCACCGCAAAGCGGATGGAAGACATCCAGCTCGCTCCCGTGGACCGGACACCTTCCAGCGGCTTCATGTCGATATTTTCAGCTTGCTCCGAATAGAGCTTGCCCAGCGCGCCGATCGAATGAATGGCAATGGCTAATATACCCGCCATAGGCCCGAGGCCAAACGCGATCACAAAGATCAAGGCGAACACGATGCTCGGAACGGTGCGGCAGAACTCCATGACCCTGCGCACAACAAACCGAAGGCCGGGATGCGGCGACAGGTTGGTCGCAGCGAAAAAATTCAGGCCAAATGCGCCGACCGCACCGATGGTGGTGCCGACATAGCTCAACAGCAGAGTCTCCGCGAGCAACTTCAGCCACTTCTGCCAACCCCAGAACCACTCAGCGGGGTCGGTCCAGACTCTGCTGCCGGTATCGAGATTCAGGATGCGATCGAAGTAGCCGACAA is from Afipia massiliensis and encodes:
- the phnE gene encoding phosphonate ABC transporter, permease protein PhnE — its product is MTPVTRDPNQLAAQYPELFQGTHTARLKALAIGMAAFALFLFGCWHLDFSLDRLMTGLRQLSWFVMLMIPPDPGTSLPTYLAAMGETLSIAFLGTLLGAILALPISLLAARNIIPSIFLRFPARRFLDSIRGVDTLIWALVWINVVGLGPFAGVLAIATADFGAFGKLFSEAIEGADRKQVEGIRAAGGGKLHEIRFGLMPQVLPVLAGQILYFIESNTRSATIIGIVGAGGIGLQLAEQIRVLEWQKVSTLILMILVAVAVIDFISTRLRFAIIGRASDVRH
- the phnE gene encoding phosphonate ABC transporter, permease protein PhnE; the protein is MTVSLSSYPPQQIAVLEAAYDAAVARKRLRFAAGLVVFVALLIVASLGAEVAPKTFVEKIGNFVGYFDRILNLDTGSRVWTDPAEWFWGWQKWLKLLAETLLLSYVGTTIGAVGAFGLNFFAATNLSPHPGLRFVVRRVMEFCRTVPSIVFALIFVIAFGLGPMAGILAIAIHSIGALGKLYSEQAENIDMKPLEGVRSTGASWMSSIRFAVLPQVMPGFASYTLLRFEINVREASVMGFVGAGGIGQELVVAVRKFFYSDVSAILLMIIVTVFIIDILTGWLRGRLFGVEQRV